The sequence GAGGAAATTATTGCCCAAGCAGGAGCCATGATCGCCATGAGTGGGCATATGCACGTGTCTACCACGTTGCGTGAGGGCAAGGGGGGCGGCGTTATGGGCGGCCTCAAGCGCCTACTGGCTGGAGAGTCATTATTTTTGTCAGTGTTCCGTTCCTACGACTCAGCAGCAGAAATTTACTTGGCTCCGGTCATGATGGGCGACATTATTGTTTGTCCGGTGAGTGGCGAAGGGTGGGTCGTGCAGTCCACCGGTTATTTAGCTTG is a genomic window of Cyanobacteriota bacterium containing:
- a CDS encoding AIM24 family protein, which translates into the protein MKIDIQHQPDSSVAYIQMDPHEEIIAQAGAMIAMSGHMHVSTTLREGKGGGVMGGLKRLLAGESLFLSVFRSYDSAAEIYLAPVMMGDIIVCPVSGEGWVVQSTGYLA